The nucleotide window GATCGCCGGGTCCTCACTGGCCACGGCATCGCGCATGAGTCCGCCGCCGCACGCGGTCAGCGCACCCATGAGCAGCGCCGCCGGATAGTTCGTCCCGGCGGCGAGCGCGATCGTCGTGCCGGTGACGCTGAAGAGGCCGAGGCCCATCGCGTCGAAGGCGACGATCCAGATCCGTGCCCGGGAGATGTGGGAGCCGATGATGTAGATGAGCAGGGTCGCAATCACCGGCGGGGCGAGGTAGATCGGTTGGCCGATGGCGTTGGGCACCCGGTCGAGGAGCACATCGCGGATCATGCCTCCGCCGATGCCCGTCATCGTGCCCAGCACCAACCCGCCGGTGATGTCGAAATTGCGTCGCGCGGCCAGCAGCACTCCGGAGACCGCGAAGACGAAGGTGCCGGTGAGGTCGAGGGCGAGGAACAGGAACTCCTGCAAGTTCATCTCCACCTCGGCTCCTCTCGTCGCTCCGTGCCCGCCCCGGTGCCGAGCGTCCTACCAGCCACTGTAATCCTCTTCGACATCCCGTGAGCCATTTGTCTGGTGTTCCGTTCCCCATCGCCGAGGCGGCCGCTAGGCTGAGGAGATGACGCAGCCGACGCTCATCCTCGTCCACGGCGCTTTCGCCACTTCCTTCTCTTTCGCCCCGCTGCAGGCCGAACTCGCCTTCCACGCAGTTCGCTCGGCTGCGGTTGACCTGCCGGGTCACGGTTTCGCCGCCACCTTCCCGCTCGGGTATCAGGCGCCTCAGGACCTTGCCCAGTTCACCTCGGAGCCGGGATCGATCAGGGGTGTGACCGTCGACGACAATGTCCGGGCTCTCACCGAGGCGGCCGCCCGTGCCAAGGAGCACGGACCGGTGGTCATCGTCGCCCACAGCCGCGGCGGGGCCACATTGACCGCCTTGGCGAATGCGCATCCGGAGCTCATCGACCACATGGTCTATGTCTCCGCATGGGCACCGGTGGACCTCCCGGCCGCCGAATACAATGCCGAACCCGAAATGAAGACCGTCGACAATGCGGCTCTCGCCCGGGCCCTGGCCGGTGATCCCGGGCAGCTGGGACTGCTGCGCTGCAATTTCCGCCAGGCCGACCTTGAGGTCCTCGACGGCCTGAAAGCACTCTTCTGCGCCGACGTCAGCGATGACGAATTCCGCATCTTCCTGAACTCACTGCAGCCGGATGAGAACCTCGACGCGGGAGGGCCCGAACACCGGGCGCAGGCGGGCACGTGGGGGACGATTCCGCGTACGTTCGTCCGCCTCGGCGAGGATCGGAGCGTGCCGACCGCGATGCAGGATCGCCTCATCCGCGAAGGTGATGCGCTCACCCCGGACAATCCCTACCGGGTGCGCACGCTCGCGTCGTCCCACGTGGGATGGCTGATCCACCCCGCCGAGGCGGCCGTGCAGTTGGCGCAGATCGCCGCCGACGTTGCCGCGGAGTCCGACAGGTAAAGCGCGAGTGCGAACTGAAGAGGCCCCGACCGTGACAGTCGGGGCCTCTCGTTCTCTGCTCAGCCGATTCAGCTGAGCTGGAAGTTGTCCGGGTTCTTGTAGGGTTCGATCTCGACGACCGGATTGCCCTTGCCCATGAGCAGTTTGGAGATGGGGCAGCGAGCGTGGGCGCGGGCAGCGTACTTCTCGGCGTCGGTGTCCGAGACCCCTTCGATGGAGATGAACGCCTTCGGAGCGAAGTAGAAGCCGTTGCCGGAGGGTTCGTTGTGCAGCTCGACTTCGACGCGCACGCGTGAGAGCGCCTCGATCTCATTGACCGCGAGGACGACCTTGAGCGTCTCGCCGAGGCAGGTCGACCAGGCCATGGCGAGGAACTGTTCCGGGTTGTTGCCCTCTACGACCCGTGAGGTCGGGGCGGTGGACAGGGTCTGGCCGTCTTCGACGCGCACCTCGCCCGAGGTGCCGCCGAGGTTCTCGACCTTTGCGGTGTAGATCGGCGCACTCGGGCTCTTCGGCTCATCCGCATCTCCGGTCGGAGCCTGCGGCTGGGCGTATCCGGGTTTCTCAGTCATTGCACCATGCTACGACAGGCACGCAACAAGGTCACCGGCGTTTCAGTGAATGGTCAGTAACAAAACCCGCAGACCCATCCGCCGTCCCGGCGGCTCCGAATGATCACTATGAATCGGACAACCCGTGCAACCCACCGTTTCCGCGGCGTCGTGGCAGGCATCGTCGCCACAGTCATGATGTTCGGTCTCGCAGACCTCATCGCGCGTGCCTTCACCCCGAGCGCCGCACCCCTGCTCACCCTCGGTCAGGCGATCATCCCACTGGCTCCCCCGGCGGCGATCAAACCCGTCATCGCCCTGTTCGGCGACAACGACAAACTCGTCCTCGTCCTCTCCACCGGCCTCGGTGCGATCATCCTCGCCGGTCTCATCGGAGCACTGGCGGTTTCCCGCCGGCGTCTGGCCACGACACTGCTGGTCGTCGCCGGGCTCGTCCCAGTCATCGTCATCATCATCCGCCCCGAAGCGGGTGCCATCGACGTCATTCCTACGCTCATCGGCATTGCGGCGGGTGTCGCGGTCTTCCTACTTCTGCTGCGCTTCGGGGTACCGGCAACCCACGCCGAGGCGACCGACAGTCCCGATGTCGCGCGCGGTTCGCGAACCTCGGAATCTTTGAGCCGCCGCCGTTTCTTCGGCCTCGCCGGTGCCATCGGCGCCATCGGGGCCGTCACCATCGCCGCCGGCCAGACCCTCGTCTCTCTTACACAGGAAGCCGGAGCAGCGGTGGCCAAACTGGTTCTGCCCACCCCTGCGAAGAAGGCGGCCGCGATTCCCGCCGCCGCGAGCACCGACCTCGACGGCACGGTCCCCTTCGTCACCGAAGCGAAGGACTTCTACCGCATCGACACGGTGCTCTCACCACCGGTCATCGACCCGGAACAGTGGTCCCTGCGCATCCACGGCATGGTCGAAGAGGAGGTGACCCTGACGATGGACGACGTCCTCGACCTGCCGCAGGAAGAACACCACATCACGCTCACCTGCGTGTCCAATCCCGTCGGCGGGGACCTCGTCGGAAACGCGACCTGGCTCGGATATCCCGTGCGTGATCTCCTCGCCCGAGCACGCCCGAACTCGCAAGCCGATATGGTCCTCTCCCACTCCTTCGATGGATTCACCGCCTCGACCCCGATCGGTGCACTGACCGATGACCGCGCCGCCCTCCTGGCGGTGGGAATGAACGGCGAACCGCTCACCCCGATCCACGGCTTCCCCGCCCGCCTCGTCGTTCCCGGGCTCTACGGCTTCGTTTCCGCGACGAAATGGGTGACCGAACTCGAGGTCACCCGCTTCGATGAGAAGACCGCCTACTGGACCGACCGCGGGTGGGATGCCAAGGCCCCCATCCTCGTCGCTTCGCGCATCGAGGTCCCCAAGCCGCTGGCCAAGGTCCCTGCTGGGGACATCCGAGTCGGCGGCACCGCCTGGGCGCAGCGTGCAGGGATCGACCGCGTCGAGGTCAAGCTCGACGACGGCGAATGGACGCAGGCGGATCTGGCCGAGGAGGTCACGATCGACACCTGGCGACAGTGGCGGACCGAATTCGCCGAGGTGGCCGCGGGGTCACATACCCTCACCGTGCGTGCCACGGACAAGGACGGCACAGTGCAGACAGCGAAACGTCGGGATTCGATCCCGAACTCGGCCACCGGGCACCACCACATCCAATTCCGCGTCGAATGAGCCCGCAGCCGCCTCGGCGAAGAGATTCTCAAGATTTCTTCCCCATCCACCCATCCGAACCGAGCACCGCACCGAATACCCAGTACACAGCGAGCAATGGAGATCACTTCACAGCTGTGCGCGAATACGCATCACTGTTGATTAGGAGAAGAACAATGAAGACACTGCTTCGCACACGCACCGCCACCATCCTCTCGGCCGGCGCCATCGGCCTCCTGGCACTGAGCGGCTGCGGAATGGATTCCGGTTCCGGCGGGGAGGAGTCCGGTTCGGAATCGGGCAGCTCCGAATCCCAGCCCGCTGACTCGGGCGAGTCCGAGATGCCCGACGAGTCCGGCGACTCCTCCATGGCCGATTCCGACCTCGTCGGCAAGGGCTGCTCGACCTACGCCGAGGAGAACCCGGACGGAGCCGGCTCTGTCGAGGGAATGGGCCAGGACCCGGTGGCCACTGCCGCCTCGAACAACCCGATGCTCACGACCCTGACCAAGGCTGTCTCGGGCAAGCTCAACCCCGATGTCGACCTCGTCGACACCCTCAACAGCGACGAGTTCACGGTCATCGCCCCGGTCGACGACGCCTTCGCCGATGTGCCCAAGGACGACCTCGACGCCCTGGCCAAGGACTCGGACCAGCTGACGAAGGTCCTGACCTACCACGTCATCCCCGGACAGCTCTCCCCCGATGAGATCGCCGGTGAACACGAGACCGTCGAAGGTTCGAAGGTGAAGATCTCCGGTGAGGGCGAGGACATGAAGTTCGACGATGCCGGACTGGTCTGCGGCGGAGTCAAGACCGCCAACGCCACGGTCTACATGGTCGACGCCGTGATGATGCCCAAGAAGTGACCGGAGAGTCCACAGCGAGAGAACACCACGATGCAGTGGCCGGGAACCGATCAGCAGCAACAGGATCGGCTCCCGGCCGCTTTCGGTTCCTCGCCGGTTCGTGCGGCTTCAGGCGAACGTCGATTGACCGTCTCTGCTGCACACGCTCTCACCACTGCACCCACCCCGCTCGACTCGCTCACCTGGGAAAGGTGTGATCGGTTTCTGCATGCATGGCATGATTGGGCAATGAGTTCTGATCACCAGCCGGCGGATTCCGCCGATCCCGGCGGTGCCCTGCTGATCCGCATCGCCGAGGGTGACCGGTCCGCATTCGAAGAACTGTTCATCACTCACTCCCGCATCCTCATGGCCGTCATCCTGCGAATCGTCAAGAGCCGAACACTGGCCGAGGAGGTCCTCCAGGACTGCTTCACCGAGGTGTGGACCCGGTGTTCGGGCTTCGACCCGGGGCGCGGCAGCGGACGGGCATGGCTGATCACCCTGTGCCGCAGGCGAGCCATCGACTGTGTGCGCAGCGTCCAAGCTCAACAAGACAGAGACTATGCGGACGGGCTCCGCACCACCGCCGAAGCAGGCGACCAGGTGGAGCAGACCGTCATCGCCCGTGCAGAGTCGGACCGGACCGTCTCGGCTCTGCGGATCCTCCCGGATGAGCAGGCCGAACCGATCGTCATGGCCTTCTACCAAGGCATGACCCACACCCAGATCTCTGAGAATCTCCAGGTGCCCCTGGGTACCATCAAGTCACGGATCAGGGACGGAATGAAGAAGCTGCGAGAAGAGTTGGAGGCAAGCCGATGAGCGCAGATCGTGACTATCTGGCTGCCGGGCTGGCCCTCGGCGGGCTCAGCGACTCAGAACTCACCGAGGCTCAGGCGCTGGCCGATGCCGACGCCGACTTCCGCGCCGAAGTCGCCGCCTATGCCGACGTGATGGCCGACGCGGCCGAATCCGATGAACCGGTCGAGGTCAGCTCGGCGACTCAAGAGGCGATTCTGTCGATCCCCGAGAGCCGTGCACAGGAACCGGCTCCGGAGACCTCACCCGTTGTCGAGGCTGAGACTTCGTCGGTCGCTGCGGATGCCGCCACCGATGAGCCGGCCGCTCCGGCGTCGCTCAGCGAACGTCGGGAGGCACGCCTATCCGATGCCCGCAATGAGGGCCGAGGTGAGCGGCAATCCGGCCGCGGTTCCTGGCTGCCCTGGGCGGCAGCTGCGGCCGCGATCGTTGTCGCCGCCGGTCTCGGCGGGACCCTCTGGCAGCAGCAACAGCGGCAGAACGCTCTGGAAGAGGAGCTGGCCGCGACTCAGCAGCAGTTGGATGATTCTGCCCGTCTCATGGAGGCCAGTGATCTGCGTACGCACACCGAGAAGCTGCCCGAGGGCGGCTCTGTCACTGTTCTCTCTTCCGAGAGCGAGCAGCTCATCCGCCTCAGCCCCAAAGACATCGGACAGCCACCGGCCGGAAAGTCGATGCAGATGTGGGTCATCGGTGCCGACGGCCCGGAAAACGCCGGCCTGATGGCGGATGAGCCGGTGACCATCACCGGCGAAAAGTTCACCGACGGCAGCGTCTTCGGTATCACCGTCGAACCCGAGGGCGGTTCGAAGCAGCCGACCACGGATCCGATCGTCGCCATCGACCTGTAGGGCCGCGAGGAGTAGGCTTCGTCGCACCGGCGAAGGAGCTGACATGTCCGATTTCGAGTGGGACCCGGAGACCTACCTGGCGCTCATGGCCGAGGAGATCCCCGATTACCCGCGCCTGCAGACCGAGGTGGCAGCTGCGGCGGCCACCGGGGCACCGAGGTCAATCCTCGATCTGGGCGTCGGCAGCGGACTGACAGCACAGCGCGTCCTCGAGGCACTCCCGGAGGCCGAGCTGCTCGGCATCGACGCGAGTTCCGAGATGCTCTCCGCTGCCGAGTCGACCCTTGACCCGGAACGCACCCGGTTGCAGCTGGGCCGCCTCGAAGAATCATTGCCGAAGGGGCCGTTCGACCTGGTCATGTCGACGCTCTCCGTCCATCATCTCGACGGCCCCGGCAAGGCCGACCTCTTCGTCCGCATCGCGTCGGTGCTCGAGCCCGGCGGGAGGTTCGTCCTCGGTGATCTCGTCGTACCCGCCGACCCAGCGGACGTCGTCACCCCGATCGACTGGATCGACGACACCCCCAGTTCGCTCGATGAGCAGCTGACCTGGCTCGCCGAGGCAGGACTGACCACCCACGTGCACTGGCAGCACCGGGATCTGGCCGTCGTCGTCGCCGAGAAGCAGCGCTGATATCGTCGGCTCCCCTCCTCCACCAGCGGTGGGAGGACTGCATCGCGAATTCCCCACTGCGGCGGATACCGGCCGGGCACGGCACTGTCTAAGCTGGAAGGATGACGGAGGATCAGGCACCTGTGCGAACCACCAAGAGCGATGTCTACATCGTCATTGGCCTGGCCGTGTCGTCAATGCTCTTCGCAGTGCTCTACAGCGCCTCCAGCATTCAGGTTCTGAAGGCACCTCTGTGGGCTTGCTGCCTCGCATCCGTCCTCCTCACCGCACCCTTGTTGTATCGGCGCCGGTTTCCGACTCAGAGCGCATTTGCAATCTGCCTCGTCTACTCGGTAGCACTAGTCAACAGCGCCATGGAAATCGGCGTCTCCCAGATCGTCCTGTTCATGGGAATCTATTCGATCGGACAGTGGCAGCGCAGCCGCAAGGTCGCCTTCTGGTCGCGCTTGCTGCTGTGCATCGGCATGGCGATCCTCTTCACGGTGTCGCTGACCGTCCAGTATCGGGCTCTCGGCGACTTCACCCTTCTGCAGTTCGCTGCGTCCGGTGGAGTGTCTTTCTTGACGAACGTCGCGTTCTTCGGTGGAGCATGGCTCTTCGGCAACCGCGCATGGAAGCAACGGAAACTCATGGCCGAGCTTCGCGCGGCCAACGAAGAGGTCCGTGAACAGGAGCAGCAGCTGACTCGGCAGGCTCTCGACCTCGAACGCGTCCGCATCGCGCGGGAACTCCACGATGGAGTCGCCCACCATATCGCCGGGGTCGGAATCCACGCCGCTGCCGCACGTCGCAGCATTGAGAAGAACCCCGCCAAGGCCAAGGAATCGCTCCAGGTCATCGAATCCTCGACCCGCGAGACCGTCGACGAACTCCGCGCCCTCGTCTACACACTGCGTGACACGGACTCGTCGACCGACGACACCGCCACCAAGGACAATGCGTCTGCTCAGGAAGGACAGGCAGCGGACCACCCGGCCGGAGATGCGACGGCGGCGTCGACGAAAGGCAACCCCAGCCTCGGCGATCTTCCGGAACTCATCGAATCGGCCCGACGATTCGACCAAACTGTCGAGTACGCGACGATCGGGGAACCTCGCCCCCTCACTCCGATCACCGAGATGTCGATCTATCGCGTCATTCAGGAATCTCTGACCAATTGTTCTCGTTACGCGGGCGCCGGCGCCGAGGTGGAAGTACGGCTGCGCTACGGCAGCAGTGATCTCGAGGTCGAAGTCAGTGATTCTCACCCGGCAGGCGGTGCGGCCACGTCTGTTTCCGCTGGTGCCCGGCCCGAAGCCGAGGGACGAACTCAGAGCGAAGGACTGGGATTGGGCATCGTCGGTATGCGGGAGAGGATGAGCGCCCTCGGCGGCAGCCTCGAAGCGGGCCCGAAGTCACGCGGCGGTTGGCTCGTCCGTGCTCGCATCCCCTATCCACGCAGCACTGTCTGCCCGGACGACCCAGCTTCTTCTGGAACTGCAGACCCAGTCACCCACAATCGCCCCGACACCTCTGCGAAGGCATCCATATGATCCGAGTCCTTCTCGTCGACGACCAGTCCATGGTCCGCACCGGCTTCCGCACGATCCTCGAAAGCGAGGACGGGATCGCCGTTGTCGGCGAGGCCGAGAACGGGCAGATCGCCATCGACAGGGCACTTGAGCTGTCACCCGATGTCATCTGCATGGATGTGCAGATGCCGGTTATGGATGGGCTCGAGGCGACAGAGGAGATCGTCCGCCGCGGCGCTGCCGGAGCGGTCCTTATGCTCACGACCTTCAACCGCGACGACTTCCTGTTTCGTGCACTCGATGCCGGCGCAAGTGGTTTTCTGCTCAAAACCGCCGAGGCCGAGCAGCTCATCGACGCAGTGACCGCCTTGGCCGCCGGAGACGGCCTGCTCTCCCCCGAGGTCACTCGCCGTGTCATCGAACGATCCGTGTCCACCCCGGAACCTGCGACGCCGACAGCTCCTGAGCTCGACCACCTCACCGACCGCGAGCTCGAGGTTCTGCAATTGGTGGCGACCGGGGCCAGCAATTCCGAGATCGCCAACAACCTCTTCGTCGGTGAGGCGACCGTGAAGACCCACGTGTCGAACCTGCTGTCGAAACTCGGCATCCGCGATCGCATCCACGCAGTGATCTGGGCGTACGAGAACGGCGTGGCGAAGGTCGGGGGCTAGACAGGTCGCCACTGCCGTTGGCGCCGTCGCTACTCCCTCTCGCTGCCACCCTATGCCGCCGCCGCGCGGCGAGCAGTCAGTCGCCAACGGTGTGGTCGATCATCTCGCGCACGATGTCCGCGTGTCCCGCGTGCCGGCTGGTCTCCAGGATCACGTGCAGGTACACCCACCGCAACGTCAGCTCCGAGCCCTGCGGAGAGTAGTCGAGGCTATGCTGGGCGGCGATCTCTCGGGAGCGGTCGCACTCCGCCTGGTAGGCACCGATGACATCGTCCAGCTTCTCGTCCGGCTCCAACCGCAGGTCGGCCTCAGGGTCTGCGTCGGTCCACGGCGGTGTCGGCAGTTCCGCTACGGGGATCTGCCCGATCTGCTGGGCGAACCCGCCAATTTCCACCCACCGAAGGTGTTTGATCAGGCCGCCGAGGTTGGTGCCGGTCGGAACCGGGCTGCGCCGGGCATCCTCTTCCGAGACGCCGCTGACTTTGCGCACGACGGCGTCGCGCAGATAGTCCAGGAACGTCTCAAGCTGCTCGCGTTCACTGGCGGCGACTACGCTGCCGAGGATCTCACTCGGTCTCGTCATGGGCTGAATGATACTCGCGTACCGAACCACGCAACAGGGGATATTCGGACTCTTCGCAGGCACCTTCCGACCCCATTTGCACCCTCGATTGCGAAGAGCCGCGATCCCCCTCACGCAGGGTACCGAATTCACCCTCAAGACTGATCCGCTCGCACCGCGCCTCACATAGCGTTGAAGCATGATCACCTTGGAGAACATCAACCGCAGCTTCGGCGACAAGCAGGTGCTGCACGACCTCAGCTTCGACATCAGCGACGGCCGGATGACCGGCTTCGTCGGCTCGAACGGCTCGGGCAAGACCACGACCATGCGGATCCTCCTCGGCGTTCTCGCCGCGGACTCCGGCCGCATCCTCGTCGACGGTGATCCGATCACGGCACATCACCGCAGTGCGATCGGCTACATGCCCGAGGAGCGAGGTCTCTACCCGAAGATGCCGATCATCGATCAGCTCGTCTACCTCGCCCGCTTCCACGGCCTCACCCGCCAAGCGGCGATGAAGCGCGGCCTCGACCTTCTCGAGCAGCTCGACCTCAAGGGCGAACCCACCGATACTCTCGAATCGGTCAGCCTCGGCAATCAGCAGAAGGTCCAGATCGCTGCGGCGCTCATCCACGACCCGCAAGCCCTCGTCCTCGACGAACCGTTCTCCGGCCTCGATCCTGCTGCCGTCGAACGCACCCTCGGCGTCCTCACCGCCTTCGCCTCCTCCGGCGCCCCAGTGCTCTTCTCCAGCCACCAGCTCGACCTCGTCGAACGCCTCGTCGACGATCTCGTCATCATCAACGACGGCCGCCTCGTCGCAGCAGGCACCACCGCGGAACTGCGCCGGCAGCGCAGTCTGCCCGAGTGGACGCTGCAGACGGATGCGGACCTCGGCTGGGTGCGTGGTCTGCCCGATATCTCCGTCGTCGAGCTCGACGGCAATTGGGTCCGGTTCACGGCCCCGAATGCCGATGCCGCCGAGGCGGTCCTGCGCAAAGCGCTCACCGTCTCCTCGGTGTCGTCCTTCGCTCCGCACGACGTTGCCCTCAACCGTCTCTTCCAGGAGGTCACGCAGGCATGAGCACCACCGAAACGACCACCGCCGCCGACGGCACTCAAGCAGCCCGCGCCGGCAGCAGCCGAGCCGGATTCACCACCGCGATCGGACTCGTCATCGAACGCGAGATCATGGTCAGGCTGAAGTCGAAAGCTTTCATGGTCTCGACGATCCTGAGCATCGTCCTCTTCGGCGTACTCGTCGGGGTCTCCGGAGCGCTGCCCTCACTGTTCTCCTCCACGGACAAGGTGGCGGTCACCTCGGCGGGGGCGAAAGCCGTCGAGGGGATCGACGATATCGAGACCGTCGAAGTGGATGACGTCGACGAGGCAAAAGCCCTGATCAACTCCGAGGAGGTCGAATCCGCCGTCGTCGAATCGGAGGATTCGCCGACCGGGGTGGCGGTGCTGTCCCTGCGTTCGGCACCGGAATCGCTCATCGGCGCACTCAGTCTCACTCCTGAGGTCGAACTCCTCGATCCCGATGCCCCGGACCCGGCGCTCACGTACTTCATCGGGCTCGGCCTCGGTCTGGTGTTCTTCATGGCGGCGATGACGTTCGGGAACACGATCGCCTCGTCCGTGGTGGAGGAGAAGCAGTCGCGGATCGTGGAGATCCTGCTCGCGTCCACCTCGGCACGGGTGCTCATGTTCGGCAAGGTCATCGCGTGTACGATCCTCGCCTTCGCGCAGATCGGGCTCACCGCGGTCGCGGTCCTCGCGGGTGCCGCCATCAGCGGAAACGACATGGTGTTGGACAAGGTCGCCGAACCGATCGCCTGGTTCGTCCCGCTCTTCATCGTCGGCTTCGTCATGGTCGCCGCCCTCTATGCGGCCGCCGCCTCTATGGTCTCGCGCACCGAGGACCTTCCCTCGACCAGCACGCCGATCATGATGCTCATCTTCCTGCCCTATATGGGTGTCATCATCTTCTCCTCGAACGAAACGGTCATGGCGGTGCTGTCCTACATTCCGTTCTCGGCAGCGGTGGCAGTGCCGATGCGCGTCTTTCTCGGCACGATCGAATGGTGGGAACCGCTGGTGTCCCTGCTCATCCTCATCGTCACCACGTTGCTCGCGCTGCTGCTGGCCACGAGGATCTTCGAGCGCTCGATCCTGAAGTCGGGTCCGAAGCTGTCGTGGGGGCAGGCGCTGAGGCGGTGACAGAGCGAGCATGCCTGAGATGTCGAAAGTTATCAGCTGAGCTCAAACATGTCCTCGACGGCGAATTTCAGTATCACCGATCCTGACAACATCGGCTGTCACAAAATGGCAGACTGGAAGCATGTCCGAGAATTCTTCTGAAGACACCCGGTCGCCGGAGGTCGATCCGCCGCCGGTCAGCCGTCGGCAGCGCCGTGAAGAAGAATCCACGAATTCCCGCTCCCCTTGGATGCGCCGTTTGAGCATCGCCCTGCAGGTGATCGCCTGGACACTGGCAGGCATCTTCGCGCTCATCATCGTGCTCACGGTTGTGGTGCCGAGAGTCATCGGAGCAGAGCCGTTTACGGTGATCTCCGGATCGATGGAGCCGACCATTCCGACCGGCTCGATCGTCGTGTCCAAACATGTCGAAGCCGGCGAGGTCACATTCGGCGATGTCGTGACCTATCAGCTGAAGTCCGGAGAGCCTCTGACGGTGACGCACCGCGTCGTGGCGGTGGATGTCGTCGAGGGCAAGACTCGCTATCGGACCCAGGGAGATGCGAACAACGCCGAGGATCCCCTCCCTGTCCGCCCCGAACAGATCCGAGGAGTCGTCACTTACCACATTCCGTACGTCGGATACCTCGGCCAGTTAGTGCCGATGGGCAACCGACAAACCATCGCCACGATCGTCGGTGTCTGCCTCATCGGCTACGCAGTCATCATGTTGATCCGCAGCTTCATCGAGCATCGGAGGAAGAAGCAACTACCATCCGAAGCAAATATCAAACAATGATGCCTGCGGTCAAGATCACTTCTCTTTTGCACAATTTACGTTGCCTGTTGTAAGTTTATCAATTACCATAATTCACGGATGCTGATTACCTGCATCATGACGCAATTGAAGTCCAGTATGTGACTATTTGATGGCTTCACGCGTCGACAACCACCCCTCCCGTACACACAGGATCACACGTGAAGAAATCAACGAAGGCACTCATTGCTGGCGGCATCGGCGTCGCTCTCCTCGTCGGCGGAGCCAGCACCGTATCGTTCTGGACCGACGAAGCTGAAGGCGGCGACGGGGTCATTTCCGCTGGAACTCTGGACCTCGGCACGCCCGCCGGAGGCGGCTGGGAGATCAGCCACGAAGGCGACGGATCCGGCACCGCAACCGATCCGGTGGCGTTCAACCCCGGTTCTGACCAGATCGTCCCCGGCGACATTCTCACCTACACGCAGTCGATTCCCGTC belongs to Brevibacterium spongiae and includes:
- a CDS encoding trimeric intracellular cation channel family protein → MNLQEFLFLALDLTGTFVFAVSGVLLAARRNFDITGGLVLGTMTGIGGGMIRDVLLDRVPNAIGQPIYLAPPVIATLLIYIIGSHISRARIWIVAFDAMGLGLFSVTGTTIALAAGTNYPAALLMGALTACGGGLMRDAVASEDPAIFRGTDLYLIPALFGSVLTIIAEVTGLLGAIASLIIAAAAFGFRMLAWKLQWRVPQPMRQWSYRDTGRRVKKKLPSVFRKPD
- a CDS encoding alpha/beta fold hydrolase; translation: MTQPTLILVHGAFATSFSFAPLQAELAFHAVRSAAVDLPGHGFAATFPLGYQAPQDLAQFTSEPGSIRGVTVDDNVRALTEAAARAKEHGPVVIVAHSRGGATLTALANAHPELIDHMVYVSAWAPVDLPAAEYNAEPEMKTVDNAALARALAGDPGQLGLLRCNFRQADLEVLDGLKALFCADVSDDEFRIFLNSLQPDENLDAGGPEHRAQAGTWGTIPRTFVRLGEDRSVPTAMQDRLIREGDALTPDNPYRVRTLASSHVGWLIHPAEAAVQLAQIAADVAAESDR
- a CDS encoding OsmC family protein → MTEKPGYAQPQAPTGDADEPKSPSAPIYTAKVENLGGTSGEVRVEDGQTLSTAPTSRVVEGNNPEQFLAMAWSTCLGETLKVVLAVNEIEALSRVRVEVELHNEPSGNGFYFAPKAFISIEGVSDTDAEKYAARAHARCPISKLLMGKGNPVVEIEPYKNPDNFQLS
- a CDS encoding molybdopterin-dependent oxidoreductase, translating into MNRTTRATHRFRGVVAGIVATVMMFGLADLIARAFTPSAAPLLTLGQAIIPLAPPAAIKPVIALFGDNDKLVLVLSTGLGAIILAGLIGALAVSRRRLATTLLVVAGLVPVIVIIIRPEAGAIDVIPTLIGIAAGVAVFLLLLRFGVPATHAEATDSPDVARGSRTSESLSRRRFFGLAGAIGAIGAVTIAAGQTLVSLTQEAGAAVAKLVLPTPAKKAAAIPAAASTDLDGTVPFVTEAKDFYRIDTVLSPPVIDPEQWSLRIHGMVEEEVTLTMDDVLDLPQEEHHITLTCVSNPVGGDLVGNATWLGYPVRDLLARARPNSQADMVLSHSFDGFTASTPIGALTDDRAALLAVGMNGEPLTPIHGFPARLVVPGLYGFVSATKWVTELEVTRFDEKTAYWTDRGWDAKAPILVASRIEVPKPLAKVPAGDIRVGGTAWAQRAGIDRVEVKLDDGEWTQADLAEEVTIDTWRQWRTEFAEVAAGSHTLTVRATDKDGTVQTAKRRDSIPNSATGHHHIQFRVE
- a CDS encoding fasciclin domain-containing protein, with protein sequence MKTLLRTRTATILSAGAIGLLALSGCGMDSGSGGEESGSESGSSESQPADSGESEMPDESGDSSMADSDLVGKGCSTYAEENPDGAGSVEGMGQDPVATAASNNPMLTTLTKAVSGKLNPDVDLVDTLNSDEFTVIAPVDDAFADVPKDDLDALAKDSDQLTKVLTYHVIPGQLSPDEIAGEHETVEGSKVKISGEGEDMKFDDAGLVCGGVKTANATVYMVDAVMMPKK
- a CDS encoding sigma-70 family RNA polymerase sigma factor, which produces MSSDHQPADSADPGGALLIRIAEGDRSAFEELFITHSRILMAVILRIVKSRTLAEEVLQDCFTEVWTRCSGFDPGRGSGRAWLITLCRRRAIDCVRSVQAQQDRDYADGLRTTAEAGDQVEQTVIARAESDRTVSALRILPDEQAEPIVMAFYQGMTHTQISENLQVPLGTIKSRIRDGMKKLREELEASR
- a CDS encoding anti-sigma factor domain-containing protein, producing the protein MSADRDYLAAGLALGGLSDSELTEAQALADADADFRAEVAAYADVMADAAESDEPVEVSSATQEAILSIPESRAQEPAPETSPVVEAETSSVAADAATDEPAAPASLSERREARLSDARNEGRGERQSGRGSWLPWAAAAAAIVVAAGLGGTLWQQQQRQNALEEELAATQQQLDDSARLMEASDLRTHTEKLPEGGSVTVLSSESEQLIRLSPKDIGQPPAGKSMQMWVIGADGPENAGLMADEPVTITGEKFTDGSVFGITVEPEGGSKQPTTDPIVAIDL
- a CDS encoding class I SAM-dependent methyltransferase, whose product is MSDFEWDPETYLALMAEEIPDYPRLQTEVAAAAATGAPRSILDLGVGSGLTAQRVLEALPEAELLGIDASSEMLSAAESTLDPERTRLQLGRLEESLPKGPFDLVMSTLSVHHLDGPGKADLFVRIASVLEPGGRFVLGDLVVPADPADVVTPIDWIDDTPSSLDEQLTWLAEAGLTTHVHWQHRDLAVVVAEKQR